The sequence AAATTATAACATATTATGTAATTCATATccatttgatttttaaaaaaataaatagtattataATAATGGATAAATTTATCCGTATCAGTCTGATCCGGATCAAAAGAGCCTTTTAATAAggtttttttaattctttgtaGAGTCATATGTAATAGTATTAATATGCccttaataaaatttgagtgTAAAGTTAGAGCTTgttgtaaaatttaaagataagaaataatttttctcttagttAATGCTATTTTTGGGAGACTTTGAATTACTTATCATCTCTCGTTCACTCGAcatctcattttttttatctttttgttttaattctctctctctctcttcagttttatttgtttttattcactctctctctccttttttctctttcttacgAATTTTGTGTGttcttcaatatatataaattttctttaatttttctttctgtttgcatttttctagtttatttttgaaatggcaattaacttattaagttatttgaataatcaacgaaatcattttctatttcatcATTTTCAGAATGTGGCCAATACTTCCTCTTCTCCTCCTCCTTCATTGTTCATTGCATTTAGGTTACCACGGCTTCCATCACTATTTCTCATCAAACTGTTGTCTtcactaaatttaaatatctcgtggattaatagattttttctgtcgattattatatatataatctattGGAGAAGAAATCTTTATGgttaaagaaactagaaaataAACTGAAATTAGTTTACAGATTTTAGTTTCATTTGAGAAACTCAAAACCTTTCAccttatattagttttaaagaaattcagaaataaaattaatctaactATCTTgcgattaaaattaaattattttgattttcaatgatttttttattaaacctATATtaatgtgaaaaaaaaaaaaaagaaagagattttGACAAAATTGTTAGTCGCAACCTGTACACCTTCTATGgcagtttttttaattttgtgcTAGCGcctaaaattattaagagCATTTTGgtgattttatttctcatttttcaaACAATCCGGATCAAATACATCCGTTTAGCAGCATCGtgtgataataataacaatttttgtatgtgtgaaaaagaaaagacaaagaaCAATTAATGAAGAGAATAAGGAGAGAAGTATACATAATACATAGTAGTGGGCAAGTTACAAGTGTCCAAATTGCAAAGTTTTTCCAGAGCTCTACTGTCACGTTAGGAGTAGGTCCCATCTAAGAAACCCACAGTAAAGTCCAAAGGCAATTGCTAGTCCTCTCCAGCTACTTTCTCACAAAAAGAATGTGGAATTTGCATTCCTTACAACATGCAGAAATATCAGCTTGTCCCAAAATCTATAAACAACTAACTAAGAAGAGAAGATAAGTCTTTGGGGCACATGCTTATGCCAGGATTTCGGCCCATTTTTACTTTGAGATTAAATGGGTTCCTGTCCATTGCAGTTCGGTAAGCTGTGCAGTAGATATTATTTGGATGGTAATGCTGATATGCAAGAATAAAAACAAGgtcatttattaaaatttgtcaCTGAAAATGATGGATGCCCGAACGAGAACAGTTCAATGCGAGCATGCTTTCACTTACATTGCAAGAATGCTGGTTTTGTAGTTTGAAGTTTAAACAAATAGTCTAAGGATTATAACATACACACAATATAGTGCTTCAATTGCGTAAACTGCTGCTGCTGCAGAGAGGCATGCAGTTAATTAAGGtctatttatataatcaaGAAACTGTGGAtgatgaaaattaatattctgTAATTATATGCGATAACAAAAATGAGGATGCACACAAGATACagttttcttaataaatatagatatCTTCATTACAAGGGCATTTTTATGGTCATTTTCTCCGCTTGATGAAGGAAAAATTCCTAGTATCATTTTCCCTCTAAAACTAAAGAAATTCTATTATTGTCAGCATGAAACTTCACCTCGAGATACATTCCTGACATTATACATCTTCTCTACTGATATTGCTTTACATATGCCCTTGACTTGATTCATAAATGCAAGTTACTTTACTTACATAATCCGCCAGTAGTGAAGTTGATGCACATAACTTCTGACCTCAAAAGGGGTTGAGATCCAAGGATTTCCATTTACATCTTATCAAAGGTAACAGACACTATGCTTTATCATTTACAGCTATTGCCGGactcatcttcttctttctgtCACTAAAACTACGGCAAGAAATCAAGCTTGGGAGGCAACATTGTGCAGATTTAATTGATTTCTCCCTCTCTATTAAGGCATCCCCATTAGCAGTCCTTTCACTACTACAGACACTGTTAGCTCCAGAGATATAAGGGGTACCAGAAGCAGATTTTGGAAGAACATCAAGAATGGTTTGCTTCACCTCTGTCTTCCCATTTCCAATATTCTGCATCCTTGAACTATCTAGTTTGTCAGCTTCCTGTTCTTCTCTCAAACTCTCACGGAAAAGTTCTGATAGCCTCTTCTTCCCTGTTGGGGATGGTTCAGGTATGGAACCAGGAGTAGGAGGTCTGCCCTCCAATGTAGTTTTGTTGATTTTAGGGGTTCCCATGGAAAAATTATGATGCACTGGGGTATTGCCCCTGGATGGGGTAAAATCTGCAcaataaaggaaaaattacGGAATTAACATATGCTAAAATTTCTACTGTCATTAGTGTACAGAAAATAGCAGTGTGCAGCAGAACTAACTAGTAAGcaaaagacaattaaattGGCATAGTGTGCATAAGACACTAAGAGAGATTCACGTCTAAATCCAATATATTGCAGCAAAGTTGCTAAAAGACTTAGAAACGAGGGAAGgaatataaaagagaaaatatagtATGCTTGCCAGAAAAATTTAGCttaaacaattttaaaattttcttaccACCATTGACGCTAAAGAAATCATCTTCACAATCTGAATCTAGCCAAGCACGGGAATCAAAAAAGGTTTCATCTTTGCTGCCTGGAAACAAAACATATATCAACTTCAAGCTTCAAATAAGCACAAGGAAAGCTTAAAcagaaattaaaacaatagCATATTTGGTAATTCTTGGATATGTAgcttaatttgtaaaataagccatgatttctttaatttgcTAGAGTTATTTATTACAGAACAGTCTAAAGTTATTTATGACAGCACAGACAGTCATAGTGGACaaataattaacttatttGAAGCTCTCATTTAATATTGTCGTCAGACGTCACAAGCATTAGTTGATATTAAAGAATGGCACATTTTGGAGTTCTGAGAAGTACAAGAGACCATAACACAGTCCAAATCTTTATCTTCCCTTGTGTTCCTGTTTAGTTTCCTTTTCATCCCAGCATTCCCAAAAATCAATCTTATAGATTCAAGATATCAATAGCAACAATAAACAACTTAACATATGAGAAACACGAGTCTATCCATTCCCGCAGATTGTGGACCAGAGGACCCCCAGTCTACTTCAGGAATCAAGAATGGTTAGCATTTGCCACAGGACAGTCATCAATGTGCAATAACTAGTGGCCCCACACAAGTGCAAATTTTCGAAAGGCCAGGATAATGCTTTGCAGATCAATCTCCATATTAATTGAAGAGAGGAGGCTTTTGATAATAACTTTTCTGCATGACTAAGCTTACAAAATTAAGATGAATTATTGCAATTGTGTTCTCGGGGGATTCCGAAGTTAATAATAATGCCAAATTGAAACAAATCCATACACTACTCTGGCTAACCTCTTTAATATAACCTGTctgaaaataactaaaatttcaTACCAAAAATTCTGGGTTTCACCTTCCCTGCTGTATAGTTCCAAGAACATCACCAATAGGATGAATTCATAATAGAAAACTTATATTGCCATTCTTGAAAAACAACAGCGTAGAGAAgtcaataagaaaaataatatcagaGCAAATACTCAAGAAGAGATCTTAAATGTTATTTTGGTTCCACATCTTTTAGGCAATAGTATCCTTCAATCTGAGAATATGAGCACACTCATCTACTAGCTAGCTTCTCTTTCATTCCTTTCaccatctcaaattaattagGCCTTCTAATTCCATCTTCTTAAAACTTGAAAACTAAAATCAGTTAACAGCAAGACTAAGTCTATGATGATTGATGAAAGttctcaaaattaaatagaagaggatgcaaaagaataaaagaaggaAATACAAAAGCAAACAAAAACAATAGCAGCAATAACCTcaacagaaagaaaataaagaacataCAAGCAGATTATCAGAATCAAAATACAGTAACAAGTCAGTCAATGCATCTTCTCTACGACCTATCAGGCAAATCTTCAGCAGTATACTTGCAATCCATTTATTAGGTTTACAACAACTGCAAAAACCACAAAGATGGCACCAAATATTTTCTAGaataaaactttaaatattcatttttctctTGCATCTTCAAGCATATGGTCATACATCTAAAATAACACAAAACTCCAAACGCATCTCACTGTCCATTAAAAGATCAGATATCACTAAAAGAAACACTTAAAATACAAGAGATTATACATGATAagattaaagaacaaaagaaacacATATTTGATatcattgaaagaaaaataattaagatttaatagAGCATACCATGGTCATCAAAAGTCTTGATTGGAGTGTGATCATTAACGTGTTTATCTTTGATGGGTGATTCTGGAATCACAAGATTGTCTTTTTTAGACCCAAACGACACTCCTAACTTCATAGCAGACTCTGGTGTTCCTTTGTGGACAGAAGCACAGGAACccattttttctcttttattttacgCTTCTTTTCTGTTCTAGAGCAATACCACCATCACAGTCTGACCATTGCaagaagaaacagaaaaagaaaaaagcttttacttcatggagagagaaagtaatACAGAGGAAGAGAGCGgtggaagagagagagagagaaaggatgcgttattattattattattatttattggcGTTGTTCGGAAGGACTGGAGACTACAAAATAGCTTTAAacttcagaaaaaaaaaagggtaaaataaagaatagaaTCGATTAGAGAGATTGACCTTGAAAGGGAAGTTATTACTTACAGCAGTATACAGATTATAGATTTGagctatttatttattggttaaaattattatattatgatgCAGAAACAGTATATATGACCTGAAAAGGATGATGGGTCCAACTGGTGTTTgaaaagtttttataaaatatattgttaaCTTTTCACCATAAAAGTTGAATTTGTGAAGAGAGCGAGAGAAAGGAGTGAATGGGAGTCagtgaaaaaaaagaaaaagaaaaagaaaaattatgttgGAAGTGGGAAGAGAAAGGGTTTGGCTTTTTATGGATTTGATTGGGTTATTGAAGCTCTGTTTCCATGTGCTCTGTGTTGTTATTGGTGTTTTGCCTTTATACTTTATTGTTCCTTTGTTTTTATGGagagttttttctttatatttatatattattgttttgttATTTCTAATTTGAAATTGGAGTTTCatactttaataaaaatgttaattaattagaataatcTTCAATTTCAGTTCACAGTTATTAAGGATGATCAGGAGAAGCTAATTGCAATTGTGAATATGGAAGTATAAGCAGCTGATTTTTATGCTTTTcaaatgagtttttttttgtttactcTTCAAATATGGCGATGGCATGCATTCCATGGCAATcactttttcatatttttctaatcaTCTTATTGCTCGTGTCAACATCTACTTTTCCTTTCCATTCAGTgtcaattaaattaactattcgtcaaattaaaaatgaattttattttttatttaaaaaaaatatattttattatatcatcttattagcttatatatataaagttttaCTCATCTCgcgtatattttatttttattattttaaacgtgggaaactcataaatatttttaaaattaaaattttacataaagAGATgcagatttttttaatataaactaaaaattaaatttatgatatatatttaccCTCCttagaaaaaattttataaatttaaaaaaaaaggtcaAGCGTATTTCTTTCGAATATAAAACAATGTTATTTTAACGactaggaaaagaaaataccaTAAGGATTATAATCGTTCAAGCATAAAGTCATAGCTTTGAATCTcatgcttttattttcttttaaaaaaaaaaaaaaaaaaagaaacttggCCAAAATATCAGTATTATTAAAAGGAATTTTAGACTAAAATTGTACGCTTGCTTGATTCTTCTCGCCAGCCAGCCAGCTAGCAAGAATATGATTAGCATCCATTAGTAGCAAGAATACAATGCTCCATTTTTTATGTTCAAAAGTATAGTGTTTGTTTGCTATTTGCACTAATGCTTCTCATAATAGATAAACAAGTTATatcagaaaaatttaaataaaatatagttatTAATCCTCATCTAATATCAAATGAACtatagttttaatattatgaatcAGGCAACGATTTTgaaaagggtaaattatatattatatagtaatGGTCAGTTACAAGAGTGCATTATGCTTGATAAATcgtattatatataatttgggaAATGGAGTGTGAACATCAGTTAGGTATATAGCACaaaatgatataattattaattccCAGAGTttgatatatttctttttcttatgggaAACAATTCTTGTCAAATTTCAGTCTCTTTCttcaacttaattaataagtgTTTTACTTACTTTATTACTAACTACTTATTTtacgagtttttattttcctgataataaaaaagagtcagaaaagaaattaaaagccaGAAAGAAACTGgcttatatttttgttttttgaggattaaaaaatttaaatctcttCAATTAACATTTcataattactaaaaatttatcatt comes from Ricinus communis isolate WT05 ecotype wild-type chromosome 5, ASM1957865v1, whole genome shotgun sequence and encodes:
- the LOC8271473 gene encoding uncharacterized protein At3g27210, which produces MGSCASVHKGTPESAMKLGVSFGSKKDNLVIPESPIKDKHVNDHTPIKTFDDHGSKDETFFDSRAWLDSDCEDDFFSVNGDFTPSRGNTPVHHNFSMGTPKINKTTLEGRPPTPGSIPEPSPTGKKRLSELFRESLREEQEADKLDSSRMQNIGNGKTEVKQTILDVLPKSASGTPYISGANSVCSSERTANGDALIEREKSIKSAQCCLPSLISCRSFSDRKKKMSPAIAVNDKA